In a genomic window of Gloeocapsopsis dulcis:
- a CDS encoding sensor histidine kinase has translation MLAPLQDALSDRTHPLAPPQRERLELAQRNTNRLLKLVNTLLDFSRIEAGRMEAVYEPTDLAMFTTELASVFRSAIERAGLRLIVDCPPLSEPVYVDREMWEKIVLNLLSNAFKFTLEGEITVRLHPTDGNRAILQIQDTGTGIAPEHLPHLFERFYQVRGTQARTHEGSGIGLALVHELVQLQGGTIDVSSTVGQGTCFTIALPFGTEHLPSDLLGDRVQPTRILASTAISAASYVEEVDRWLPPEQHQEIKKVEEQFTLNTDYSLPTSTLARVLLVDDNADMREYLTRILSKHVQVEAVADGAAALAVIRERVPQSRLE, from the coding sequence TTGCTGGCTCCCCTGCAAGATGCCTTGAGCGATCGCACTCATCCCCTCGCCCCCCCTCAACGGGAACGACTGGAACTGGCGCAGCGAAACACGAATAGGCTCCTGAAACTGGTCAATACCCTGCTCGACTTCTCCCGCATCGAAGCTGGACGCATGGAAGCAGTTTATGAACCGACCGATTTGGCAATGTTTACAACTGAGCTTGCCAGTGTATTTCGTTCCGCCATTGAGCGAGCAGGACTGCGCCTCATCGTCGATTGCCCACCCTTGTCAGAACCCGTTTATGTCGATCGGGAGATGTGGGAAAAAATCGTCCTCAATCTGCTCTCGAACGCTTTTAAGTTCACCCTGGAAGGCGAAATTACAGTCAGATTGCATCCCACCGATGGCAATCGAGCTATTCTCCAGATTCAAGACACGGGCACTGGAATTGCACCCGAACACCTGCCCCATTTGTTTGAGCGGTTCTATCAAGTCCGAGGCACACAGGCACGAACTCATGAAGGATCAGGGATTGGTCTTGCTCTGGTGCATGAACTGGTTCAGTTGCAGGGTGGTACCATCGACGTGAGCAGCACAGTGGGACAAGGAACCTGTTTTACGATCGCCCTGCCGTTCGGAACAGAACACTTACCCAGCGATCTCCTGGGAGATCGTGTTCAGCCTACCCGCATTCTCGCATCAACCGCGATTAGTGCAGCCTCTTACGTTGAGGAGGTAGATCGGTGGCTACCACCAGAGCAGCACCAGGAGATCAAAAAGGTCGAGGAACAATTTACCCTCAATACTGACTACTCACTCCCAACTTCCACTTTGGCTCGTGTTCTCCTGGTTGATGACAATGCCGACATGCGCGAGTACCTGACGCGCATCCTGAGTAAACACGTTCAAGTTGAAGCCGTTGCCGATGGAGCAGCAGCACTGGCAGTGATTAGAGAGCGAGTCCCCCAATCTCGTCTTGAGTGA
- a CDS encoding CsbD family protein, with translation MSVEDRTKATGKNIEGKAQEAWGNVTGDPEDKAEGKAKQAEGEVRHGVEDVKDNVKEKLN, from the coding sequence ATGAGTGTAGAAGATAGAACCAAAGCTACAGGCAAAAATATTGAAGGCAAAGCTCAAGAAGCTTGGGGTAATGTTACAGGAGACCCTGAAGATAAAGCAGAAGGCAAAGCAAAGCAAGCAGAAGGTGAAGTACGTCACGGTGTAGAAGACGTCAAAGATAATGTAAAAGAAAAGCTTAACTAG
- the uvrB gene encoding excinuclease ABC subunit UvrB, translating to MMQFSLQAPFQPTGDQPRAIAQLTKQIKQGHHHQTLLGATGTGKTFTVASVIEKIGRPTLVLAHNKTLAAQLCNELREFFPDNAVEYFVSYYDYYQPEAYIPVTDTYIEKSASINDEIDMLRHSATRSLFERRDVIVVASISCIYGLGIPSEYLKAAIPLKMGMEIDQRQILRDLASVQYSRNDVEMGRGRFRVRGDVLEIGPAYEDRIIRVEFFGDEIDAIRYVDPVTGEIIQSLSAVNIYPARHFVTPEERLEAACDAIEAELKQQKAELEQASKLLEAQRLDQRTRYDLEMLREVGYCNGVENYSRHLAGRQPGEPPECLIDYFPDDWLLVIDESHVTVPQIRGMYNGDQARKRVLIEHGFRLPSAADNRPLKADEFWSKVNQCIFVSATPGNWELELSEGRVVEQVIRPTGVVDPEIYVRPTEGQIDDLLGEVKERVDRRERVLVTTLTKRMAEDLTEYLQDQGIRVRYLHSEINSIERIEILQELRQGNFDVLIGVNLLREGLDLPEVSLVAILDADKEGFLRAERSLIQTIGRAARHIRGQAILYADNLTDSMIKAIDETERRRVIQLEYNEKHGITPQPIVKRTNNAILSFLEVSRRLNSQQLEEAYEQADDLPLANIPELITQLEAQMKEAAKNLEFEEAAKYRDRIKHLRDKLLGH from the coding sequence ATGATGCAATTTTCTCTCCAAGCACCGTTTCAGCCAACCGGCGATCAACCCCGTGCGATCGCCCAACTCACTAAACAAATCAAACAGGGACACCACCATCAAACCTTACTCGGTGCCACAGGAACCGGAAAGACATTTACGGTTGCATCAGTCATTGAAAAGATTGGTAGACCAACATTAGTACTTGCGCACAACAAAACCCTCGCCGCCCAACTGTGTAATGAGTTACGCGAGTTCTTTCCTGATAACGCGGTAGAGTATTTCGTAAGTTACTACGATTACTATCAACCAGAAGCTTATATTCCCGTCACAGATACTTATATTGAAAAGAGTGCTTCGATTAATGACGAAATTGATATGTTACGGCACTCAGCGACGCGATCGCTGTTTGAACGCCGTGATGTGATTGTCGTTGCCTCAATTAGCTGTATTTACGGTTTAGGGATTCCCTCAGAGTACCTCAAAGCGGCAATTCCCTTGAAAATGGGCATGGAAATCGACCAAAGACAGATTCTCCGCGATTTGGCTTCGGTGCAATATAGCCGCAACGATGTTGAAATGGGACGAGGACGCTTTCGAGTGCGAGGGGATGTTTTAGAAATTGGTCCCGCCTACGAAGATCGGATTATTCGCGTCGAGTTTTTTGGCGATGAAATTGATGCGATTCGCTACGTCGATCCAGTAACGGGAGAAATTATTCAAAGTTTGTCTGCGGTTAACATCTACCCAGCACGACACTTTGTTACGCCTGAAGAACGTTTAGAAGCTGCGTGCGATGCAATTGAAGCTGAATTGAAACAGCAAAAAGCAGAATTAGAGCAAGCAAGTAAACTACTAGAAGCCCAACGACTGGATCAGCGAACGCGCTATGACTTAGAAATGTTGCGCGAAGTTGGTTATTGTAACGGTGTCGAAAACTATTCGCGCCACTTAGCAGGGCGTCAACCAGGAGAACCACCAGAGTGCTTGATCGATTACTTCCCTGACGACTGGCTACTTGTAATAGATGAATCGCACGTCACAGTTCCGCAAATTCGGGGAATGTATAATGGCGACCAAGCACGGAAAAGAGTTTTGATTGAGCATGGCTTTCGCTTACCAAGTGCAGCAGATAATCGCCCGTTGAAAGCTGACGAGTTTTGGTCAAAAGTTAATCAATGTATTTTTGTTTCAGCAACGCCAGGAAATTGGGAATTAGAACTGTCAGAAGGTAGAGTTGTTGAACAAGTAATTCGTCCTACGGGTGTTGTCGATCCGGAAATTTATGTGCGTCCTACGGAAGGACAAATTGACGATCTTTTAGGAGAAGTGAAAGAACGTGTCGATCGCCGCGAACGGGTTTTGGTGACAACCTTGACAAAGCGCATGGCGGAAGATTTGACAGAATACCTACAAGATCAGGGAATTCGGGTGCGATATCTGCATTCAGAAATTAATTCAATTGAGCGGATTGAGATTTTGCAAGAGTTACGCCAAGGCAATTTTGATGTTTTAATTGGAGTGAACTTGCTGCGGGAAGGATTGGATTTACCAGAAGTTTCCTTAGTGGCAATTTTGGATGCAGACAAAGAAGGATTTTTACGCGCAGAGCGATCGCTGATTCAAACCATAGGTAGGGCAGCACGTCATATTCGCGGACAAGCGATTCTGTATGCGGATAATCTGACAGATAGCATGATTAAGGCGATTGATGAAACTGAACGACGACGGGTGATTCAGTTGGAATATAACGAAAAACACGGAATAACACCGCAACCGATTGTGAAACGAACAAATAATGCAATTTTGTCGTTTTTAGAAGTGTCGCGGCGCTTGAACTCGCAACAACTAGAAGAAGCTTACGAACAAGCAGATGATTTACCGCTAGCGAATATTCCCGAATTGATTACGCAATTAGAAGCCCAAATGAAGGAAGCAGCGAAGAACTTAGAATTTGAGGAAGCAGCAAAGTATCGCGATCGCATTAAGCATCTACGTGATAAATTATTGGGACACTAA
- a CDS encoding serpin family protein, which yields MQRSFLLRRYAICLGRRYVLAATGILFIGMMGCSRIDRIDSVVAQPRSFNRQDSSDKQMTSSAVKEIVSANTRFGFKLFSQLLRQDSSSNVFISPTSIAIALAMLYNGANGETQQAMAQTLELQGISLPEINTANAALLSALTNPDANVQIAIANSLWARQEYPFRKDFLQKNQSFYKAQVTNLDFASPDAKNTINAWVNQNTNGRIEQIVDQINPEDVLFLINAIYFKGRWADEFDPSQTTNEPFFTNGGSTQHPMMAQTGRYRYYENDQFQAVSLPYGKGRLSLYVFLPRENSNLTSFYQQLNSANWEKWLTQFNQREGSIRLPRFQMEYDLTLNDTLKVLGMEVAFEDNADFSAMGNDLALSEVKHKTFVEVNEEGTEAAAVTSGRVMAVSAPLDPPFEMIVNRPFFCAIRDNQTGTVLFMGSIVEP from the coding sequence ATGCAGCGGAGTTTCTTGCTAAGACGCTATGCAATTTGCCTGGGAAGACGTTATGTCCTCGCGGCAACAGGTATCCTGTTTATCGGAATGATGGGATGCTCTAGAATAGATCGTATCGATTCTGTTGTTGCCCAACCCCGTTCGTTTAATCGGCAAGATTCTTCAGATAAGCAAATGACATCATCTGCTGTTAAGGAAATAGTATCTGCTAACACGCGGTTTGGCTTCAAGTTATTTTCCCAGTTGCTACGTCAAGATAGCAGCAGTAATGTTTTTATCTCGCCAACAAGTATTGCAATCGCACTTGCTATGTTGTACAACGGTGCGAACGGTGAAACGCAACAAGCAATGGCACAAACCTTAGAGTTACAAGGAATCAGCCTGCCAGAAATCAACACTGCAAACGCGGCACTGCTAAGTGCACTCACAAACCCTGATGCAAATGTCCAAATTGCTATTGCTAACTCACTGTGGGCAAGACAAGAATACCCGTTCCGCAAAGACTTTTTACAGAAAAACCAAAGCTTCTACAAAGCGCAGGTAACAAATTTAGATTTTGCGTCTCCTGATGCGAAGAATACAATCAACGCATGGGTCAATCAAAATACGAATGGCAGAATTGAGCAAATTGTCGATCAAATTAATCCTGAAGATGTGTTGTTTCTGATCAATGCTATTTACTTTAAAGGTAGGTGGGCAGATGAGTTTGATCCTAGTCAAACAACAAATGAGCCGTTTTTTACAAATGGTGGCTCAACACAACACCCGATGATGGCTCAAACCGGGAGATATAGGTACTACGAAAACGACCAATTTCAAGCAGTGAGCTTGCCCTATGGTAAAGGTAGACTGAGTTTATACGTTTTTCTACCTCGCGAAAACTCTAACCTGACGAGTTTTTACCAACAACTCAATTCTGCCAATTGGGAAAAATGGCTAACACAGTTTAATCAACGTGAAGGTTCAATTCGCCTCCCGCGCTTTCAAATGGAATATGACTTAACTCTTAACGATACGTTGAAAGTTTTGGGTATGGAAGTTGCTTTCGAGGATAATGCTGATTTTTCGGCAATGGGTAATGACCTTGCTTTAAGTGAAGTCAAGCATAAAACCTTTGTTGAAGTCAACGAAGAAGGAACCGAGGCTGCTGCTGTTACTTCTGGAAGAGTCATGGCGGTATCTGCACCGCTTGATCCACCATTTGAGATGATTGTGAATCGTCCTTTCTTTTGTGCCATCCGAGATAACCAAACGGGAACAGTGCTGTTTATGGGTTCTATCGTTGAACCGTAA
- a CDS encoding hybrid sensor histidine kinase/response regulator, producing MMPGLDGFGLLQTLRADPRTREIPIILLSARAGEEAIVAGLEAGADDYLIKPFSAQELVSRVNTHLQMAQLRGEALQEARSMIRNRNEFISVVSHELNTPLVSILGWTRILRNNPPSPAMLTKALDTIERNATLQGKLVQDLLDISRITASKLRLNPQPIELESVIETAIASVAQTAAAKEINLTWQENVMSPVVVMGDSDRLQQVICNLLTNAIKFTPASSSITLELSVINADHSADDSYAEIRVTDTGIGITADFLPHIFDRFRQARDEDAAKGLGLGLAIAHHLVELHNGTIYAESAGEGQGASFIVRLLLLSPIPHDQSPMT from the coding sequence ATGATGCCAGGATTAGACGGCTTCGGGTTGCTTCAGACATTACGGGCTGACCCGCGTACCAGAGAGATACCCATCATTTTGCTCTCGGCTCGTGCCGGAGAAGAAGCGATCGTCGCAGGACTGGAAGCAGGAGCAGACGACTACCTGATCAAGCCCTTCTCTGCTCAGGAACTTGTGTCTCGCGTCAATACCCATCTTCAGATGGCACAACTGCGTGGAGAAGCTCTTCAAGAAGCAAGAAGCATGATTCGCAACAGGAATGAATTTATATCTGTCGTTTCCCACGAACTGAACACCCCTCTGGTCTCGATTCTGGGTTGGACACGCATACTGCGGAACAATCCCCCCAGCCCAGCTATGTTGACCAAAGCGTTAGACACGATCGAGCGCAACGCCACACTGCAAGGTAAACTGGTGCAAGACCTGCTTGATATTTCCCGCATCACGGCTAGCAAGCTCCGGTTGAACCCTCAGCCAATCGAACTGGAATCGGTGATTGAAACAGCGATCGCCTCTGTGGCTCAAACCGCAGCAGCCAAAGAAATTAATTTGACTTGGCAGGAAAATGTTATGAGTCCCGTCGTTGTTATGGGAGATAGCGATCGCCTCCAGCAAGTGATCTGCAATCTCCTGACGAATGCCATTAAATTCACTCCAGCATCCAGCAGCATCACCCTTGAATTGTCAGTAATTAACGCTGACCATTCTGCTGATGATTCTTATGCCGAAATTCGTGTTACTGATACGGGCATTGGCATTACCGCTGATTTTCTTCCCCATATCTTCGATCGCTTCCGTCAAGCCAGAGATGAAGATGCAGCGAAAGGATTGGGACTGGGATTAGCGATCGCTCACCACTTAGTCGAACTTCACAATGGTACGATCTATGCCGAAAGTGCAGGAGAAGGACAGGGAGCATCCTTTATCGTTCGCCTACTGCTTCTGTCGCCAATACCACACGATCAATCCCCCATGACCTAA
- a CDS encoding CheR family methyltransferase, producing the protein MPSPETSPEFEALLDYLKHYQGCDLTGYKRSSLMRRFEHRMRSIKIDSYQCYLQYLQQHSEEYLALLNDVLINFTSFFRDPDAWSYLANEIIPKIIAQKQPNEPIRVWSAGCAAGQEIYSLLLLLAEILGIEACLERVQCYATDADAVAIQQARKGIYSELEISGISPNLLKKYFEQTQQGYVFHSKLRRTIIFSQHNLEKNAPISKIDLLICRNVLIYFNPETQVSILVRFHFALKNTGFLFLGKSEVLVNRREIFTPVDLKHRIYTKGLHLSVEDHLSINPKSFRKPLTDRPLPIQNYFWQAAFESSPNAQFAVDLNGYLIAANEQANLLFGLTLNDWNRPFQDLEPGKLVAAHTSAKITANRRVLLKNIEWNTSQGTQCFDVAIVPVFNHRKQLIGSTLTFVVQGVTVSLEAWQNAGSRR; encoded by the coding sequence ATGCCTTCGCCTGAAACCAGCCCAGAATTTGAAGCGTTGTTAGACTACCTCAAGCACTATCAAGGGTGCGACTTGACGGGCTATAAACGCTCAAGTTTGATGCGGCGGTTTGAACACCGGATGCGAAGCATCAAGATTGATAGTTATCAGTGTTACTTACAGTATTTGCAGCAGCACTCTGAAGAATACTTGGCGCTTCTTAATGATGTTTTGATTAACTTCACCAGTTTCTTTCGCGATCCGGATGCCTGGTCTTATCTTGCTAATGAGATAATTCCAAAAATCATTGCTCAAAAACAGCCGAATGAGCCAATTCGGGTTTGGAGTGCGGGTTGTGCTGCTGGACAGGAAATTTATAGTTTGCTGCTCTTACTCGCTGAAATCCTTGGCATTGAGGCTTGTCTAGAGCGAGTTCAGTGCTATGCAACCGATGCCGATGCAGTAGCCATTCAGCAAGCACGTAAAGGCATTTACAGCGAGCTAGAGATTTCTGGCATTTCTCCTAATTTATTGAAGAAGTACTTTGAGCAAACCCAACAGGGATATGTCTTTCATTCCAAACTACGCCGCACCATCATCTTTAGTCAGCACAACTTAGAGAAGAATGCTCCCATCTCCAAAATTGATCTGCTAATATGCCGTAATGTGCTCATCTATTTCAATCCGGAAACTCAAGTCTCGATCTTGGTTCGCTTTCATTTTGCTCTCAAAAATACAGGCTTTCTTTTCCTAGGTAAGTCAGAAGTGCTGGTCAATCGTCGGGAGATTTTTACTCCTGTGGATTTGAAACATCGGATTTATACCAAAGGGCTGCATCTCAGCGTAGAAGATCACCTCTCCATTAATCCCAAATCTTTTAGGAAACCACTGACTGATCGTCCGTTGCCAATTCAAAACTATTTCTGGCAAGCAGCTTTTGAATCTAGCCCCAATGCTCAGTTCGCGGTTGACCTCAATGGATACTTAATCGCTGCTAATGAGCAAGCAAATCTCCTATTTGGCTTAACCCTTAACGATTGGAACCGTCCCTTTCAAGACCTTGAGCCTGGAAAACTCGTTGCTGCTCACACTTCAGCCAAAATAACTGCCAATCGTCGAGTTTTATTAAAGAATATTGAATGGAACACTTCCCAAGGAACGCAGTGTTTTGATGTAGCGATCGTTCCTGTCTTCAATCATAGAAAGCAGTTAATCGGAAGTACCTTGACATTTGTTGTTCAGGGGGTGACAGTGAGCTTAGAAGCTTGGCAAAATGCCGGATCGCGGCGATAA
- the rpe gene encoding ribulose-phosphate 3-epimerase, with the protein MTQASKKPIVIAPSILSADFSRLGEEVRAVDAAGADWIHVDVMDGRFVPNITIGPLIVEAIRPVTQKPLDVHLMIVEPEKYVEDFAKAGADHIYVHAEHNASPHLHRTLGQIRELGKKAGVVLNPGSPLELIEYVLELCDLILIMSVNPGFGGQSFIPGVLPKIRKLRQMLDDRGLDPWIEVDGGLKANNTWQVIEAGANAIVAGSAVFNAKDYAQAISGIRNSKRPTPELATV; encoded by the coding sequence ATGACCCAAGCCAGCAAAAAGCCGATTGTAATTGCTCCATCCATACTATCAGCAGATTTTTCTCGCCTAGGAGAAGAAGTTCGTGCAGTAGATGCAGCAGGAGCAGATTGGATTCATGTTGATGTAATGGATGGGCGGTTTGTTCCCAATATTACTATTGGTCCATTAATCGTTGAAGCGATTCGCCCTGTGACTCAAAAGCCACTGGATGTCCACTTGATGATTGTGGAGCCAGAAAAATATGTAGAAGATTTTGCCAAGGCTGGAGCAGATCATATTTATGTTCATGCTGAACATAATGCTTCACCACACTTGCATCGGACTCTAGGTCAAATTAGAGAACTGGGTAAAAAAGCAGGTGTTGTTCTCAATCCTGGTTCCCCACTAGAGTTAATTGAATACGTCTTAGAACTATGCGACCTGATTTTGATCATGAGCGTTAACCCTGGCTTTGGCGGTCAAAGTTTTATTCCTGGTGTATTGCCTAAAATTCGGAAACTACGTCAAATGCTCGACGATCGCGGACTCGATCCTTGGATTGAAGTTGATGGCGGGCTAAAGGCAAATAATACTTGGCAAGTGATCGAAGCTGGTGCCAATGCGATCGTTGCTGGTTCAGCAGTATTTAACGCCAAAGACTATGCTCAAGCAATCAGTGGTATTCGTAACAGCAAGCGTCCTACCCCAGAATTGGCAACAGTTTAA
- a CDS encoding S8 family serine peptidase — MLRKYIWILGGLSASCVSIPVLALETTSVGDAGINALRLHSAPYNLIGRKIGIGQVEIGRPGQFGLDKAVTYKQQVNLAGVFLRNQPAQPNTNIDPHAQNVASVMVSTDKAVRGVAPGARLYSTAVGSLKTGGQPEECLSAQHLALQNGGDVRAINFSFGETLERDPRPNALLDGQALLTQCIDWSARVHNVLYAIAGNQGKGGIPIPTDNFNGVNVAFTTRRQGLFTRIDVSNLSDAISGAVGGRLNGREVNLGSRRTVGIVAPGNKITLLNPNGKTTRVTGTSFAAPHVTATVALLQEFGDKQLRSRQRNWTLDSRRQEVMKAVMLNSADKFQDPGNGLLLGMTKTILDKQNQHWLNSDAYRNPKIPLQAQMGTGQLNAYRAYQQFSAGQWHPARPVPAIGWDYRTVNVASHHEYVLAQPLQQDSFVSVTLNWNRLVELNDANNNRQFDVKETFRDRGLNNLDLYLLHVDTNAIVDTTCTSTSEVDSVEHIFCRVPTSGRYKVRVQFHQQVNHAVQPYALAWWTVPAR, encoded by the coding sequence ATGCTAAGAAAGTATATTTGGATATTAGGGGGGCTAAGCGCTTCCTGTGTCAGTATTCCTGTCCTCGCCCTAGAAACAACTTCAGTAGGAGATGCAGGAATTAATGCTTTACGGTTACACAGTGCGCCTTACAACCTCATTGGTCGCAAAATTGGGATTGGTCAAGTAGAAATTGGACGTCCTGGACAATTTGGTTTAGATAAAGCAGTCACGTATAAGCAACAAGTTAATTTAGCTGGTGTCTTTTTACGCAATCAGCCCGCGCAACCTAATACAAATATTGACCCCCATGCACAAAATGTTGCTAGTGTCATGGTGAGTACAGATAAAGCTGTGCGTGGTGTTGCACCAGGAGCGCGACTTTATTCTACTGCAGTTGGTTCGCTAAAAACAGGCGGTCAGCCAGAAGAATGTTTATCCGCACAACACCTTGCGCTCCAAAATGGTGGTGATGTGCGGGCGATTAACTTTAGCTTTGGAGAAACTCTTGAGCGCGATCCCCGACCAAATGCACTGTTAGATGGTCAAGCATTGCTGACACAATGTATTGATTGGTCTGCCCGCGTTCATAATGTGCTGTATGCGATCGCTGGTAATCAAGGTAAAGGTGGCATTCCGATCCCGACAGATAATTTTAATGGCGTTAATGTTGCATTTACGACTCGCAGACAAGGGCTGTTTACGAGAATTGATGTTTCTAATTTAAGTGATGCCATTTCTGGAGCTGTTGGTGGTAGACTTAATGGTCGCGAAGTAAATTTAGGTTCGCGTCGTACTGTTGGGATAGTTGCGCCTGGAAATAAAATTACTTTACTGAATCCAAACGGTAAAACTACAAGGGTTACAGGTACAAGTTTTGCTGCACCTCATGTTACTGCAACTGTGGCGTTACTCCAAGAATTTGGCGACAAACAACTGCGTTCCCGCCAGCGTAACTGGACTTTAGATTCTCGCCGTCAAGAAGTTATGAAAGCCGTGATGCTTAATTCTGCAGATAAATTTCAAGATCCAGGAAATGGTTTATTGCTGGGAATGACAAAAACAATTTTAGATAAGCAAAACCAACACTGGTTAAATTCAGATGCTTACCGCAATCCTAAAATTCCTTTGCAAGCACAAATGGGAACAGGTCAATTAAACGCCTATCGCGCATATCAACAATTTAGTGCTGGTCAATGGCATCCAGCAAGACCTGTGCCAGCAATTGGTTGGGATTATCGCACAGTCAATGTTGCCTCGCATCATGAGTACGTCTTAGCGCAACCATTACAGCAAGACAGTTTTGTCTCAGTGACATTAAATTGGAATCGATTGGTAGAGTTGAATGATGCTAACAACAATCGGCAATTTGACGTAAAAGAAACTTTTCGCGATCGCGGTTTAAATAACCTAGATCTTTATCTGCTGCACGTTGATACCAACGCAATTGTGGATACAACTTGCACGTCAACTAGTGAGGTTGATAGTGTCGAACATATTTTTTGTCGAGTTCCGACTTCTGGTAGATACAAAGTTCGCGTCCAGTTTCACCAACAAGTTAATCACGCTGTACAACCTTATGCTCTTGCTTGGTGGACGGTACCTGCAAGATAA